GATCTATCAGGTTGTTAAAGCCGTTTTCGATAACTTTGATCGCTTCAAGCGCCTGCACCCTGCGTTTGAAAACCTGACCGAAGAAGAGATGATCTCTGGTGGTCTGTCTGCGCCGCTGCACGATGGTGCCGCGAAGTACTACAAAGAGCGCGGCTGGATCGAATAATCCAATCTGACGCTTAAGACATTCAAGGTGGCGGCTGTAACACATGTCGCCGCCTTGGGGCCCTAGTCCGGCCAACGATTTGCACCCGCGAAAACGCGGGGCAACAGGGGGACAAAACGATGACAAATAATGACCAGCAGCAAGCCGCAGCTGTCGAAGCCGAAGCCGCAGGGCGCGGTGGATTAAGCCAGAACGAGTTGGACGAACTTGTCGCTTCTTCTGATACCGGAGGCAGAAACGCCGGAGGCAGTGTTGGAATGCTGCTTATGCTGGTGGCGCTGGCCTGGTCCTTGTTCCAGCTTTATATCGCGTCTCCCTTCGGATTGTTTAACGATACGCTGGCCCGCTCGATCCATCTGGGATTTGCGGTCTTTCTAGGTATCATGGCGTTCCCCGCCGCACGTACGACCTTTCAACTTGCCCTAGGTGTGATTGTGCCGCTCGCTTTGGCAGCCTTGTTTATGGTTGCTGCCAAAGATGGTGTCGCCGTCTGGTGGATCCCGATCCCCGCAATTGCGGTTGCCGCGACTGTCATTCTGGGCTCCCCCAAGGATCATGTGCCAATCTGGGAATGGGCGCTGGCCCTCGTGGGTGCAGGCGCTGCACTTTATCTATTCTTCTTTTACCGTGATATTTCAACGCGGGTCGGTGCGCCGATCACGCAAGACTATGTTGTTGCGGTCATCGGTATCCTGATCCTGCTCGAAGCAACGCGCCGCGCCCTTGGGCCTGCGCTGATGATCGTGGCGTCAGTATTTCTGCTCTACACTGTGCTCGGTCCGAATATGCCAAGCATCATCGCGCACAAAGGTAACTCCCTGTCCGAGATCGTGAATCACCAGTGGATCACGACAGAGGGTGTCTTTGGCATCGCGCTGGGTGTTTCGACCAGCTTTGTTTTCCTGTTCGTTCTGTTCGGCTCCCTTCTGGACCGTGCGGGCGCGGGCAACTACTTCATCCAAGTCGCATTCAGCCTGATGGGTCACATGCGTGGCGGTCCCGCCAAAGCGGCCGTTGTCGCATCGGCGATGACGGGGCTGATTTCCGGCTCATCCATTGCGAACGTGGTGACCACGGGCACATTTACAATTCCGCTGATGAAAAAGGTCGGTTTCTCATCCGAGAAAGCGGGCGCTGTCGAAGTGGCCTCGTCGGTGAACGGCCAGATTATGCCTCCTGTGATGGGGGCCGCGGCATTTCTGATGGTCGAATATGTGGGTATCCCGTACTTCGACGTGGTTAAACACGCCTTCCTGCCGGCGGTAATTTCCTACATCGCATTGGTCTACATCGTGCACCTTGAGGCGATGAAAGCCGGTATGCAGGGCCTGCCTCGCGCATATACACCCAAACCTATCGTCCAGCGTCTGGTTGGCACAGCGTTTGCAATTGCTGCGATCTGCGCGCTGTCCTTCGCTGTCTACTACGGCATGGGCTGGATCCGTCCGGCATTCCCGGAAACTGCGTCTTACATCATCTTCGCCTTCATCACGTTGGTCTACATCGGCCTGCTTTATGTCGCGAGCAAAGAAGAGCCGCTGAAGATGGATGATCCAAATGACGAAGTGACTGCATTGCCAATGCCCGGTCCTACAGCGCGTTCCGGTCTGCACTTTATCCTGCCGGTAGTTGTGCTTGTTTGGGCGCTAATGGTTGATCGCCTCAGCCCCGGTCTTTCGGCCTTCTGGGCATCTGCTTACATGGTATTCATCCTGCTGACACAGCGTCCGCTGATGGCGATCATGCGCGGGCAGAGCAAGCTTGCGACGGACATCAAGGACGGTTTCCTTGACCTGATCGACGGGCTTGTCACCGGTGCGCGCAACATGATCGGTATCGGTATTGCAACGGCGACTGCGGGTATCATCGTCGGTGCCGTAAGCCAGACGGGTGTTGGCTCTGCGCTTGCGGATGTGGTCGAGGTTCTGTCGGGTGGTAATATTCTTGCGATCCTCGCGCTGACTGCGGTGCTGTCACTGATCCTCGGAATGGGTTTGCCAACAACGGCGAACTATATCGTTGTGTCCGCGCTTCTGGCACCGGTGATCGTGACACTTGGTCAGCAGAACGGCCTGATTGTGCCGCTGATCGCTGTACACCTCTTCGTGTTCTATTTCGGTATTATGGCGGACGTGACGCCGCCTGTGGGGCTTGCAAGCTTCGCGGCTGCGGCGGTTTCCGGTGGTGATCCGATCAAGACAGGTGTGGTTGCCTTCTTCTATTCTCTGCGCACGGCTGCTCTGCCATTCCTCTTTATCTTCAACACCGAATTGCTGTTGATTGGTGTCGGATGGGGTCAGGGTTTGTTCGTCTTTGTCGTGGCCACCATCGCCATGCTGCTATTTGCGGCGGCAACACAAGGATGGTTCCTGACCAAAAACCGTTTTTACGAAACGATTGCCCTTCTGCTGATCGCTTTCACGTTGTTCCGTCCGGGGTTCTGGATGGACATGGTGTCAGCGCCTTATGACGAGGTTGCACCGACCGAGATCCAGCAGGCTGCGAACGACACAATGGCCGGTGATGATCTGCGACTGCGCGTTGCGGGGGTAAATGATCTGGGTGATCCGATCGAATTTGTGGCTATTTTGCCGATTGGCGAAGGCGCAAACGGAGAAGAAAAGCTGGAGAATGCGGGCCTCTTGTTCCGCGCAGATGGCGACAAGATGATCATCGACGATGTCAGCTTTGACTCTGCCGCCCAGAATGCGGGGCTGGACTGGGATCAGGAAGTCTTGCGTGTTCTCAAGCCTGTATCGCAACCGTCGAAGTATCTCATGTTCATTCCGGCGCTGCTTCTACTGGCGTTGGTCGTCTTCCTGCAGCGTGGCCGTGCGGAGAAATCATCCCGCAGGGCGCAGGCGGCGTAACTGAAATTCGCGTCCAGCGTCCATATATGCTCCACGGCATCGTGTTAAGCAGGGGTGAAATCGACTGTTTCCCTTGCGCCATTATAGGCGTAAGGAGCGTGCAATCCGGTGTGTTTGATGGGGGCATTGTCCCGCCACACCGTTTCTCACGGAGTGACCAGTTATGACACCTTTCGCAATTGCAGGCGTGCAGATGTACGTCAACGCCCTTCAGTCCAACGTCGATGGTATGGTCCACCGGCTTGATATCCTGATGGCGCGGTTTCCTTGGACCCAGATGGTTCTGTTCTCTGAGCTGGCCCCCTTCGGGCCGCTTGACCGTTTCGCACTGCCGCCAGAAAACGAAACGATTGAAAAGTTTCAGGAAGCAGCCCGCAAGCACCGCGTCTGGCTGATCCCCGGGTCCATGTTCCTGAAGAACCCGGAAGATGGCCGCATCTACAACACCTCTGTCGTGATCAACCCAGAGGGCGAGGTGATCCGTCGCTATGCCAAGATGTTCCCGTTCCGCCCCTATGAAGCAGGCATTGCGGCGGGCACAGATTTTTGTGTGTTTGATGTTCCAGAGGTTGGCCGTTTCGGTCTTTCGATCTGCTACGATATCTGGTTCCCGGAAACGACACGCCAGTTGACCAGTCAGGGCGTCGAGGTGCTGCTGCACCCTGTGCTGACCGGCACCACTGACCGTGATGCAGAGCTTGCGATTGCACGCGCAACGGCGGCGCAATTCCAGTGCTATATTTTTGACGTGAACGGTTTGGGCGCTGGTGGGGTTGGCAAATCCTGTGTGATTGATCCGACATCTATGGTTTTGCACCAATCCGCAGGTCAGGAAGACATGTTCCCGATCGAGATCGACTTGTCGATGGTTCGTCGCCAGCGCGAGGCAGGCATGAAAGGTTTGGGTCAGGTTCTCAAATCCTTCCGCGACCGCAGTACCGATTTCTCGGTTTATGATCGTAACAGCGGAACAGATGCCTACCTGAAAACGTTGGGCCCACTAGAAATACCACAACAGGGAAACCGCGCAGGGCTGCACGTTGATGTGCCCGCGCAACGGGTACCAGATGTACCAGCGTTCAAAGGCCAAGACGCGATGCCGGGGTTTGCGACACCCCAGCCCGAATTTGCGCCTGAACCCCTGCCCAATCCTACTGCCGGAACAGCATCCCCTCCGGCACATACCCCGACACCTGCGGCACCTGCCGCAGCAATACCAAACCCACCTGTCAAACCAGGAATTTTGACAGACACAAAAGAAACATCCAGCGGCTAAGCTGTTGTTTTCTTTTCCCCGGCGCAGGGTGTGCCGGGGACGGATGCAACGGTTTTCCGCAAAGCGGAGAAACACGTATGCATTCGATGAACGAATATTCCTCAGCGATAAAATTGCGGTCTGACAGGTGGAGCGCTTTGCGTGAAGCCACCGCCGCAATCACGCGGGATCCAAATGCGAAGGATCGTAAAGACCTCGGCAAAACGATTCAGGAATTGTTCTCGTCTCTCGCAGTGATCGAGCCCTATTGGGCCTTTCCCGGTATGGCGGCTTTTGAACACCTGATACGTCAGTTTGATCATGGCAGCTTCGAAGATCTTGCCTTTGCCGTGAACCGCGTGACGCGGGCGCTGACCACCGGTGCCTACCGCCGCCGTCACATTCCTTTGGACCGCGACAGTGTCGATCAGGAGGATGATGACGAGGCGATGTTGCCGCCAGAAGCGCGTGCAATGGCCAAGCCCTACTTCGAAGTATTGATCGTCGACAACGTGAACGAGCATCAGGAACGCTGGCTCAAATCAAACGTGACCCGCATGCGCCGTCCCGAAGACGCATTCATTTACGAAGCTGTAGTTGTTCCCAGCATCGAAGACGCGCTAATTGCGGTTCTGTTCAACTACAATATCCAAGCGATTGTGGTCCGACCCGGACTGACGCTTAAATCGAAGACCGACCAAAAAATCCTTACACAATATCTGGCGCGGGCAGGCGGCCGTAAAGAGATCGACGCCATCACGCCCGAGAATTACGGCCCTGAGCTGTGCCGGATGATCGCGCGTGTACGGCCTGAACTCGATGCGTATCTGGTCACCGAACGGTCGGTAGAGGACATCGCGGGCCATGATCTGGGTATTTGCAGGCGGGTATTCTACAATCAGGAGGACTTCATGGAGTTGCACCTGAACATCCTGCGCGGAGTTCAGTCTCGCAATAAATCCCCGTTCTTCACGGCACTGGTGGAATACTCCAAACAGCCAACCGGTGTTTTCCACGCTATGCCAATCAGTCGCGGCAAATCTATTACGCGGTCGCACTGGATTCAGGATATGGGCGCATTCTACGGGCCCAATATTTTCCTAGCTGAAACCTCTGCCACGTCCGGCGGGTTGGACAGCCTTTTAGAACCCCATGGCCCGATCAAAGAGGCACAGGAACTGGCGGCGCGGGCCTTCGGCTCCAAGCAGACCTTCTTTGCCACAAACGGCACCTCGACCTGTAACAAAATCGTTGTGCAAGCGCTTATAAAACCTGGCGATATCGTGCTGGTAGACCGCGATTGCCACAAATCGCATCACTACGGAATGGTGCTGGCTGGCGCGCAGGTTTGTTATCTCGACAGCTATCCCCTGAATAAATACTCGATGTATGGTGCCGTTCCGCTGCACGACATCAAAAAGCAATTGCTTGATCTGAAGGCCGCTGGAAAGCTGGATCAAGTCCGGATGTTGTTGCTGACCAACTGCACTTTTGACGGGTTGGTCTACAATGTTGAGCGGGTCATGGAAGAGTGTCTCGCGATCAAGCCTGATCTGATCTTTCTTTGGGATGAGGCATGGTTCGCATTTGCCCGCTTCAACCCGACGTATCGCCAGCGGACAGGTATGAATACGGCAAATATGCTGCGCGAAAAGCTCAAGTCGGAAGCCCATGCGCAAAGATATGAAGCGCAACAGGTCGCCCTTAAAGATGCTGACGATGAGGAGCTGCTAAACACTCGGTTGATCCCGCCACCGCATGCGCGTGTTCGGGTCTATGCAACCCAATCGACCCATAAAACGCTGACCTCCTTGAGGCAGGGTTCCATGATCCACGTCAACGATCAGGACTTCAAAGGCGAGGTCGAACAGTCGTTTCACGAAGCCTACATGACGCATACATCGACCTCCCCCAACTATCAGATCATTGCGTCGTTAGATGTAGGGCGCAGACAGGTCGAACTTGAAGGCTTCGAGTTTGTGCAAAGGCAGGTCGAAGCGGCGATGTCCATGCGGCGCGCCATCAGCGACCATCCTTTGCTAAGCAAGTATTTCAAGGTCCTGACCGCAGGCGATATGATCCCCGAAGAGCACCGTGAGAGCGGCCTGACCAGCTACTATGATACCGAGCAAGGCTGGACGGACATGTGGGAGTGCTGGGAGAATGATGAAT
The Sulfitobacter noctilucicola genome window above contains:
- a CDS encoding TRAP transporter permease translates to MTNNDQQQAAAVEAEAAGRGGLSQNELDELVASSDTGGRNAGGSVGMLLMLVALAWSLFQLYIASPFGLFNDTLARSIHLGFAVFLGIMAFPAARTTFQLALGVIVPLALAALFMVAAKDGVAVWWIPIPAIAVAATVILGSPKDHVPIWEWALALVGAGAALYLFFFYRDISTRVGAPITQDYVVAVIGILILLEATRRALGPALMIVASVFLLYTVLGPNMPSIIAHKGNSLSEIVNHQWITTEGVFGIALGVSTSFVFLFVLFGSLLDRAGAGNYFIQVAFSLMGHMRGGPAKAAVVASAMTGLISGSSIANVVTTGTFTIPLMKKVGFSSEKAGAVEVASSVNGQIMPPVMGAAAFLMVEYVGIPYFDVVKHAFLPAVISYIALVYIVHLEAMKAGMQGLPRAYTPKPIVQRLVGTAFAIAAICALSFAVYYGMGWIRPAFPETASYIIFAFITLVYIGLLYVASKEEPLKMDDPNDEVTALPMPGPTARSGLHFILPVVVLVWALMVDRLSPGLSAFWASAYMVFILLTQRPLMAIMRGQSKLATDIKDGFLDLIDGLVTGARNMIGIGIATATAGIIVGAVSQTGVGSALADVVEVLSGGNILAILALTAVLSLILGMGLPTTANYIVVSALLAPVIVTLGQQNGLIVPLIAVHLFVFYFGIMADVTPPVGLASFAAAAVSGGDPIKTGVVAFFYSLRTAALPFLFIFNTELLLIGVGWGQGLFVFVVATIAMLLFAAATQGWFLTKNRFYETIALLLIAFTLFRPGFWMDMVSAPYDEVAPTEIQQAANDTMAGDDLRLRVAGVNDLGDPIEFVAILPIGEGANGEEKLENAGLLFRADGDKMIIDDVSFDSAAQNAGLDWDQEVLRVLKPVSQPSKYLMFIPALLLLALVVFLQRGRAEKSSRRAQAA
- a CDS encoding carbon-nitrogen hydrolase family protein — translated: MTPFAIAGVQMYVNALQSNVDGMVHRLDILMARFPWTQMVLFSELAPFGPLDRFALPPENETIEKFQEAARKHRVWLIPGSMFLKNPEDGRIYNTSVVINPEGEVIRRYAKMFPFRPYEAGIAAGTDFCVFDVPEVGRFGLSICYDIWFPETTRQLTSQGVEVLLHPVLTGTTDRDAELAIARATAAQFQCYIFDVNGLGAGGVGKSCVIDPTSMVLHQSAGQEDMFPIEIDLSMVRRQREAGMKGLGQVLKSFRDRSTDFSVYDRNSGTDAYLKTLGPLEIPQQGNRAGLHVDVPAQRVPDVPAFKGQDAMPGFATPQPEFAPEPLPNPTAGTASPPAHTPTPAAPAAAIPNPPVKPGILTDTKETSSG
- a CDS encoding aminotransferase class I/II-fold pyridoxal phosphate-dependent enzyme; translation: MHSMNEYSSAIKLRSDRWSALREATAAITRDPNAKDRKDLGKTIQELFSSLAVIEPYWAFPGMAAFEHLIRQFDHGSFEDLAFAVNRVTRALTTGAYRRRHIPLDRDSVDQEDDDEAMLPPEARAMAKPYFEVLIVDNVNEHQERWLKSNVTRMRRPEDAFIYEAVVVPSIEDALIAVLFNYNIQAIVVRPGLTLKSKTDQKILTQYLARAGGRKEIDAITPENYGPELCRMIARVRPELDAYLVTERSVEDIAGHDLGICRRVFYNQEDFMELHLNILRGVQSRNKSPFFTALVEYSKQPTGVFHAMPISRGKSITRSHWIQDMGAFYGPNIFLAETSATSGGLDSLLEPHGPIKEAQELAARAFGSKQTFFATNGTSTCNKIVVQALIKPGDIVLVDRDCHKSHHYGMVLAGAQVCYLDSYPLNKYSMYGAVPLHDIKKQLLDLKAAGKLDQVRMLLLTNCTFDGLVYNVERVMEECLAIKPDLIFLWDEAWFAFARFNPTYRQRTGMNTANMLREKLKSEAHAQRYEAQQVALKDADDEELLNTRLIPPPHARVRVYATQSTHKTLTSLRQGSMIHVNDQDFKGEVEQSFHEAYMTHTSTSPNYQIIASLDVGRRQVELEGFEFVQRQVEAAMSMRRAISDHPLLSKYFKVLTAGDMIPEEHRESGLTSYYDTEQGWTDMWECWENDEFALDPTRVTLSVGNTGWDGDTFKTDILMDRYGIQINKTSRNTVLFMTNIGTTRSSVAYLIEVLVEIAKSLDERLDDASRMERLSHDKRVSNLMEHYPPLPDFSRFHDAFKADSTTDGDIRTAYYLSYDDTNCDYLDLDGSLKHAMEEGKTIVSASFIIPYPPGFPILVPGQVISDEILSFMRALDVSEIHGYRPDLGLRVFTDEALASVSAKQLSNSKA